A single Ziziphus jujuba cultivar Dongzao chromosome 11, ASM3175591v1 DNA region contains:
- the LOC107432255 gene encoding transcription repressor OFP6: MSSNRKKVLLNTVSVDLGCSCRRPKLSFLFHPKPKTTYRKHKHYRSSSSSSWDKDDTTTTTTTTTAFSPNLDSWQFSDVETADVKTVKGFGRVGGESVAVEKESDDPYLDFRHSMLQMILENEIYSKDDLRQLLNCFLQLNSPCHHGIIVRAFTEIWNGVFSVKSCTSTKKLHFAAYTSRDY, translated from the coding sequence ATGTCCAGTAACAGAAAGAAAGTCCTTCTGAACACGGTGTCGGTGGACCTAGGCTGCAGTTGCAGaaggccgaaactttcctttcttttccatcCGAAGCCCAAAACTACGTATCGAAAACACAAACACTATCGCTCTTCGTCCTCGAGCTCATGGGACAAAGAcgacaccaccaccaccaccaccaccaccaccgcatTCTCTCCGAACTTGGACTCTTGGCAGTTTTCCGATGTCGAAACCGCCGACGTGAAGACGGTGAAGGGCTTCGGAAGAGTCGGCGGGGAGAGCGTGGCGGTGGAGAAGGAGTCGGACGATCCCTACCTGGATTTCCGGCATTCGATGCTGCAGATGATCTTGGAGAACGAGATATACTCGAAGGACGATCTCCGACAGCTGCTCAACTGTTTCTTGCAGCTGAATTCGCCATGCCACCATGGGATTATTGTTAGAGCTTTCACTGAGATCTGGAACGGCGTTTTCTCTGTCAAGTCCTGCACTTCCACGAAGAAGTTGCATTTTGCAGCTTACACCTCACGTGACTACTAG
- the LOC107432244 gene encoding uncharacterized protein LOC107432244 isoform X6 codes for MPTIYPCFVLSLPLPDPSHPASISARKEMGQDVLQSISKRHANFRLCDVSSYTTELLEVQAGDPTFHVLLIPGNPGVVSFYKDFVESLYEFLGGTVSVTAVGHVSHTKKDWEHGRLFSLQEQINHKMDFIKQELQNNGIPIVLVGHSIGSYICIELFKRAPEKVRYCIGLYPFLALNQESKAQAIIGKIAASPTLSLVICFIVALLGMLPICALRLIVKQSFGKSWSATAVDSVCSHLVKYHTIRNILFMAMTEFKKICKEVPEIALSIEREGHTHAFGCTEAGSLWVAQYVAGLIKNQIPRSSQ; via the exons atgccCACTATATATCCATGTTTCGTTTTATCTCTTCCATTACCGGACCCATCTCACCCTGCTTCCATTTCAg CAAGGAAAGAAATGGGTCAAGACGTTTTACAGTCTATAAGTAAAAGGCATGCTAATTTCCGTTTATGCGATGTTTCCAG TTACACAACTGAGTTACTGGAGGTTCAAGCTGGTGATCCAACATTTCATGTTCTACTGATCCCTGGAAATCCAG GTGTTGTTTCattttataaagattttgtGGAATCGCTTTATGAGTTTCTTGGAGGAACTGTATCCGTGACAG CTGTTGGCCACGTATCTCATACAAAGAAG GATTGGGAGCATGGAAGGTTGTTTTCATTGCAAGAACAGATTAATCATAAG ATGGACTTCATCAAACAGGAATTGCAAAATAATGGAATTCCTATAGTATTG GTTGGACACTCCATCggttcatatatatgtattgagcTGTTCAAGAGAGCTCCAGAGAAG GTGAGATATTGCATTGGACTATATCCATTTTTGGCCTTAAATCAAGAATCCAAGGCACAAGCTATTATTGGGAAAATTGCAGC GTCTCCAACTCTAAGTTTGGTCATTTGTTTTATAGTTGCATTGTTGGGAATGTTACCAATCTGTGCCTTGAGGTTAATTGTGAAACAGTCTTTTGGGAAGTCATGGTCGGCCACTGCAGTTGACTCTGTTTGCTCACACTTGGTAAAG TACCATACCATACGGAATATTCTCTTCATGGCAATGACAGAATTCAAAAAG ATTTGCAAGGAGGTCCCAGAAATCGCTCTATCAATTGAGAGAGAGGGTCACACCCATGCTTTCGGTTGCACTGAGGCTGGCTCACTATGGGTTGCACAGTATGTAGCAGGCTTGATCAAGAATCAAATACCAAGATCAAGCCAGTAA
- the LOC107432244 gene encoding uncharacterized protein LOC107432244 isoform X3, whose amino-acid sequence MPTIYPCFVLSLPLPDPSHPASISARKEMGQDVLQSISKRHANFRLCDVSSYTTELLEVQAGDPTFHVLLIPGNPGVVSFYKDFVESLYEFLGGTVSVTAVGHVSHTKKDWEHGRLFSLQEQINHKVGHSIGSYICIELFKRAPEKVRYCIGLYPFLALNQESKAQAIIGKIAASPTLSLVICFIVALLGMLPICALRLIVKQSFGKSWSATAVDSVCSHLVKYHTIRNILFMAMTEFKKLSEAPDWAFMRAKCDKIAFLFGVDDHWGPLQMHEEICKEVPEIALSIEREGHTHAFGCTEAGSLWVAQYVAGLIKNQIPRSSQ is encoded by the exons atgccCACTATATATCCATGTTTCGTTTTATCTCTTCCATTACCGGACCCATCTCACCCTGCTTCCATTTCAg CAAGGAAAGAAATGGGTCAAGACGTTTTACAGTCTATAAGTAAAAGGCATGCTAATTTCCGTTTATGCGATGTTTCCAG TTACACAACTGAGTTACTGGAGGTTCAAGCTGGTGATCCAACATTTCATGTTCTACTGATCCCTGGAAATCCAG GTGTTGTTTCattttataaagattttgtGGAATCGCTTTATGAGTTTCTTGGAGGAACTGTATCCGTGACAG CTGTTGGCCACGTATCTCATACAAAGAAG GATTGGGAGCATGGAAGGTTGTTTTCATTGCAAGAACAGATTAATCATAAG GTTGGACACTCCATCggttcatatatatgtattgagcTGTTCAAGAGAGCTCCAGAGAAG GTGAGATATTGCATTGGACTATATCCATTTTTGGCCTTAAATCAAGAATCCAAGGCACAAGCTATTATTGGGAAAATTGCAGC GTCTCCAACTCTAAGTTTGGTCATTTGTTTTATAGTTGCATTGTTGGGAATGTTACCAATCTGTGCCTTGAGGTTAATTGTGAAACAGTCTTTTGGGAAGTCATGGTCGGCCACTGCAGTTGACTCTGTTTGCTCACACTTGGTAAAG TACCATACCATACGGAATATTCTCTTCATGGCAATGACAGAATTCAAAAAG CTTTCAGAAGCACCAGATTGGGCATTTATGAGAGCCAAGTGTGATAAAATTGCATTTCTGTTTGGTGTCGATGATCATTGGGGTCCACTTCAAATGCATGAAGAG ATTTGCAAGGAGGTCCCAGAAATCGCTCTATCAATTGAGAGAGAGGGTCACACCCATGCTTTCGGTTGCACTGAGGCTGGCTCACTATGGGTTGCACAGTATGTAGCAGGCTTGATCAAGAATCAAATACCAAGATCAAGCCAGTAA
- the LOC107432244 gene encoding uncharacterized protein LOC107432244 isoform X1 — MPTIYPCFVLSLPLPDPSHPASISARKEMGQDVLQSISKRHANFRLCDVSSYTTELLEVQAGDPTFHVLLIPGNPGVVSFYKDFVESLYEFLGGTVSVTAVGHVSHTKKDWEHGRLFSLQEQINHKMDFIKQELQNNGIPIVLVGHSIGSYICIELFKRAPEKVRYCIGLYPFLALNQESKAQAIIGKIAASPTLSLVICFIVALLGMLPICALRLIVKQSFGKSWSATAVDSVCSHLVKYHTIRNILFMAMTEFKKLSEAPDWAFMRAKCDKIAFLFGVDDHWGPLQMHEEICKEVPEIALSIEREGHTHAFGCTEAGSLWVAQYVAGLIKNQIPRSSQ; from the exons atgccCACTATATATCCATGTTTCGTTTTATCTCTTCCATTACCGGACCCATCTCACCCTGCTTCCATTTCAg CAAGGAAAGAAATGGGTCAAGACGTTTTACAGTCTATAAGTAAAAGGCATGCTAATTTCCGTTTATGCGATGTTTCCAG TTACACAACTGAGTTACTGGAGGTTCAAGCTGGTGATCCAACATTTCATGTTCTACTGATCCCTGGAAATCCAG GTGTTGTTTCattttataaagattttgtGGAATCGCTTTATGAGTTTCTTGGAGGAACTGTATCCGTGACAG CTGTTGGCCACGTATCTCATACAAAGAAG GATTGGGAGCATGGAAGGTTGTTTTCATTGCAAGAACAGATTAATCATAAG ATGGACTTCATCAAACAGGAATTGCAAAATAATGGAATTCCTATAGTATTG GTTGGACACTCCATCggttcatatatatgtattgagcTGTTCAAGAGAGCTCCAGAGAAG GTGAGATATTGCATTGGACTATATCCATTTTTGGCCTTAAATCAAGAATCCAAGGCACAAGCTATTATTGGGAAAATTGCAGC GTCTCCAACTCTAAGTTTGGTCATTTGTTTTATAGTTGCATTGTTGGGAATGTTACCAATCTGTGCCTTGAGGTTAATTGTGAAACAGTCTTTTGGGAAGTCATGGTCGGCCACTGCAGTTGACTCTGTTTGCTCACACTTGGTAAAG TACCATACCATACGGAATATTCTCTTCATGGCAATGACAGAATTCAAAAAG CTTTCAGAAGCACCAGATTGGGCATTTATGAGAGCCAAGTGTGATAAAATTGCATTTCTGTTTGGTGTCGATGATCATTGGGGTCCACTTCAAATGCATGAAGAG ATTTGCAAGGAGGTCCCAGAAATCGCTCTATCAATTGAGAGAGAGGGTCACACCCATGCTTTCGGTTGCACTGAGGCTGGCTCACTATGGGTTGCACAGTATGTAGCAGGCTTGATCAAGAATCAAATACCAAGATCAAGCCAGTAA
- the LOC107432244 gene encoding uncharacterized protein LOC107432244 isoform X2 translates to MFRFISSITGPISPCFHFRAARKEMGQDVLQSISKRHANFRLCDVSSYTTELLEVQAGDPTFHVLLIPGNPGVVSFYKDFVESLYEFLGGTVSVTAVGHVSHTKKDWEHGRLFSLQEQINHKMDFIKQELQNNGIPIVLVGHSIGSYICIELFKRAPEKVRYCIGLYPFLALNQESKAQAIIGKIAASPTLSLVICFIVALLGMLPICALRLIVKQSFGKSWSATAVDSVCSHLVKYHTIRNILFMAMTEFKKLSEAPDWAFMRAKCDKIAFLFGVDDHWGPLQMHEEICKEVPEIALSIEREGHTHAFGCTEAGSLWVAQYVAGLIKNQIPRSSQ, encoded by the exons ATGTTTCGTTTTATCTCTTCCATTACCGGACCCATCTCACCCTGCTTCCATTTCAg GGCAGCAAGGAAAGAAATGGGTCAAGACGTTTTACAGTCTATAAGTAAAAGGCATGCTAATTTCCGTTTATGCGATGTTTCCAG TTACACAACTGAGTTACTGGAGGTTCAAGCTGGTGATCCAACATTTCATGTTCTACTGATCCCTGGAAATCCAG GTGTTGTTTCattttataaagattttgtGGAATCGCTTTATGAGTTTCTTGGAGGAACTGTATCCGTGACAG CTGTTGGCCACGTATCTCATACAAAGAAG GATTGGGAGCATGGAAGGTTGTTTTCATTGCAAGAACAGATTAATCATAAG ATGGACTTCATCAAACAGGAATTGCAAAATAATGGAATTCCTATAGTATTG GTTGGACACTCCATCggttcatatatatgtattgagcTGTTCAAGAGAGCTCCAGAGAAG GTGAGATATTGCATTGGACTATATCCATTTTTGGCCTTAAATCAAGAATCCAAGGCACAAGCTATTATTGGGAAAATTGCAGC GTCTCCAACTCTAAGTTTGGTCATTTGTTTTATAGTTGCATTGTTGGGAATGTTACCAATCTGTGCCTTGAGGTTAATTGTGAAACAGTCTTTTGGGAAGTCATGGTCGGCCACTGCAGTTGACTCTGTTTGCTCACACTTGGTAAAG TACCATACCATACGGAATATTCTCTTCATGGCAATGACAGAATTCAAAAAG CTTTCAGAAGCACCAGATTGGGCATTTATGAGAGCCAAGTGTGATAAAATTGCATTTCTGTTTGGTGTCGATGATCATTGGGGTCCACTTCAAATGCATGAAGAG ATTTGCAAGGAGGTCCCAGAAATCGCTCTATCAATTGAGAGAGAGGGTCACACCCATGCTTTCGGTTGCACTGAGGCTGGCTCACTATGGGTTGCACAGTATGTAGCAGGCTTGATCAAGAATCAAATACCAAGATCAAGCCAGTAA
- the LOC107432244 gene encoding uncharacterized protein LOC107432244 isoform X5: MFRFISSITGPISPCFHFSYTTELLEVQAGDPTFHVLLIPGNPGVVSFYKDFVESLYEFLGGTVSVTAVGHVSHTKKDWEHGRLFSLQEQINHKMDFIKQELQNNGIPIVLVGHSIGSYICIELFKRAPEKVRYCIGLYPFLALNQESKAQAIIGKIAASPTLSLVICFIVALLGMLPICALRLIVKQSFGKSWSATAVDSVCSHLVKYHTIRNILFMAMTEFKKLSEAPDWAFMRAKCDKIAFLFGVDDHWGPLQMHEEICKEVPEIALSIEREGHTHAFGCTEAGSLWVAQYVAGLIKNQIPRSSQ, translated from the exons ATGTTTCGTTTTATCTCTTCCATTACCGGACCCATCTCACCCTGCTTCCATTTCAg TTACACAACTGAGTTACTGGAGGTTCAAGCTGGTGATCCAACATTTCATGTTCTACTGATCCCTGGAAATCCAG GTGTTGTTTCattttataaagattttgtGGAATCGCTTTATGAGTTTCTTGGAGGAACTGTATCCGTGACAG CTGTTGGCCACGTATCTCATACAAAGAAG GATTGGGAGCATGGAAGGTTGTTTTCATTGCAAGAACAGATTAATCATAAG ATGGACTTCATCAAACAGGAATTGCAAAATAATGGAATTCCTATAGTATTG GTTGGACACTCCATCggttcatatatatgtattgagcTGTTCAAGAGAGCTCCAGAGAAG GTGAGATATTGCATTGGACTATATCCATTTTTGGCCTTAAATCAAGAATCCAAGGCACAAGCTATTATTGGGAAAATTGCAGC GTCTCCAACTCTAAGTTTGGTCATTTGTTTTATAGTTGCATTGTTGGGAATGTTACCAATCTGTGCCTTGAGGTTAATTGTGAAACAGTCTTTTGGGAAGTCATGGTCGGCCACTGCAGTTGACTCTGTTTGCTCACACTTGGTAAAG TACCATACCATACGGAATATTCTCTTCATGGCAATGACAGAATTCAAAAAG CTTTCAGAAGCACCAGATTGGGCATTTATGAGAGCCAAGTGTGATAAAATTGCATTTCTGTTTGGTGTCGATGATCATTGGGGTCCACTTCAAATGCATGAAGAG ATTTGCAAGGAGGTCCCAGAAATCGCTCTATCAATTGAGAGAGAGGGTCACACCCATGCTTTCGGTTGCACTGAGGCTGGCTCACTATGGGTTGCACAGTATGTAGCAGGCTTGATCAAGAATCAAATACCAAGATCAAGCCAGTAA
- the LOC107432244 gene encoding uncharacterized protein LOC107432244 isoform X4, protein MGQDVLQSISKRHANFRLCDVSSYTTELLEVQAGDPTFHVLLIPGNPGVVSFYKDFVESLYEFLGGTVSVTAVGHVSHTKKDWEHGRLFSLQEQINHKMDFIKQELQNNGIPIVLVGHSIGSYICIELFKRAPEKVRYCIGLYPFLALNQESKAQAIIGKIAASPTLSLVICFIVALLGMLPICALRLIVKQSFGKSWSATAVDSVCSHLVKYHTIRNILFMAMTEFKKLSEAPDWAFMRAKCDKIAFLFGVDDHWGPLQMHEEICKEVPEIALSIEREGHTHAFGCTEAGSLWVAQYVAGLIKNQIPRSSQ, encoded by the exons ATGGGTCAAGACGTTTTACAGTCTATAAGTAAAAGGCATGCTAATTTCCGTTTATGCGATGTTTCCAG TTACACAACTGAGTTACTGGAGGTTCAAGCTGGTGATCCAACATTTCATGTTCTACTGATCCCTGGAAATCCAG GTGTTGTTTCattttataaagattttgtGGAATCGCTTTATGAGTTTCTTGGAGGAACTGTATCCGTGACAG CTGTTGGCCACGTATCTCATACAAAGAAG GATTGGGAGCATGGAAGGTTGTTTTCATTGCAAGAACAGATTAATCATAAG ATGGACTTCATCAAACAGGAATTGCAAAATAATGGAATTCCTATAGTATTG GTTGGACACTCCATCggttcatatatatgtattgagcTGTTCAAGAGAGCTCCAGAGAAG GTGAGATATTGCATTGGACTATATCCATTTTTGGCCTTAAATCAAGAATCCAAGGCACAAGCTATTATTGGGAAAATTGCAGC GTCTCCAACTCTAAGTTTGGTCATTTGTTTTATAGTTGCATTGTTGGGAATGTTACCAATCTGTGCCTTGAGGTTAATTGTGAAACAGTCTTTTGGGAAGTCATGGTCGGCCACTGCAGTTGACTCTGTTTGCTCACACTTGGTAAAG TACCATACCATACGGAATATTCTCTTCATGGCAATGACAGAATTCAAAAAG CTTTCAGAAGCACCAGATTGGGCATTTATGAGAGCCAAGTGTGATAAAATTGCATTTCTGTTTGGTGTCGATGATCATTGGGGTCCACTTCAAATGCATGAAGAG ATTTGCAAGGAGGTCCCAGAAATCGCTCTATCAATTGAGAGAGAGGGTCACACCCATGCTTTCGGTTGCACTGAGGCTGGCTCACTATGGGTTGCACAGTATGTAGCAGGCTTGATCAAGAATCAAATACCAAGATCAAGCCAGTAA
- the LOC107432266 gene encoding HVA22-like protein j: MLGDFITRLLIMLFGYAYPAFECYKVVEKNRVEIDELRFWCKYWILVAMLSVTERIGDIFISWFPMYGEMKVAFYVYLWYPKTKGSSYIYETLLRPYIAKHETDIDRKLVEWKAKVWDVVSFYMQNSAEFGQSAFFQFLQYLASQSARFQNNNNGSEVDSLVISFTAIFYFYNKSHIRYVISWWCTLKLKHLCPK, encoded by the exons ATGTTGGGAGATTTCATTACCAGATTGCTTAT AATGCTTTTCGGGTATGCATACCCTGCATTTGAGTGTTATAAAGTCGTGGAGAAGAACAGAGTAGAAATTGATGAACTTCGTTTTTGGTGTAAATATTG GATACTTGTGGCTATGCTTTCAGTCACTGAGAGGATTGGGGACATATTCATTTCATG GTTTCCAATGTATGGGGAGATGAAGGTGGCTTTCTATGTCTACCTTTGGTATCCAAAGACCAAA GGAAGTAGCTATATCTATGAGACACTGTTACGGCCTTACATAGCAAAGCATGAAACAGACATCGATAGGAAATTAGTAGAGTGGAAAGCAAAGGTATGGGATGTGGTATCCTTCTACATGCAAAACTCTGCAGAGTTTGGGCAGTCTGCATTCTTCCAGTTTCTTCAGTACTTGGCTTCTCAGTCAGCAAGGTTTCAAAACAACAATAATGGCTCCGAGGTAGATTCTCTTGTCATTTCATTTactgccattttttatttttacaacaaATCTCACATCAGATACGTCATTTCATGGTGGTGTACTTTGAAACTAAAACACCTCTGTCCAAAATAG
- the LOC107432265 gene encoding uncharacterized protein LOC107432265 isoform X1 codes for MDDSADHKSHPLPLSNPRRRNSISTPLVVPANLTLSTTPPITKPLYSTSFPNQNGTVSPTPPPPLDFELVSLKTSLAYTSLRDLIPSSPGGLIHSPTAASAVNSGYEISIRNRLVKQAAWAYLQPMSSSPVSVGTHFFHRFSLRLSAQNPVSACLGFIRSHVIPTLTRAFDGILRVFRVSRKLSG; via the exons ATGGACGACTCAGCCGACCATAAATCTCACCCACTTCCATTATCCAATCCCCGCCGTCGAAACTCCATCTCCACCCCCCTCGTCGTTCCCGCCAATCTCACCCTCTCCACCACCCCTCCCATCACCAAGCCTCTCTACAGCACCAGCTTCCCCAACCAAAACGGCACAGTTTCACCGACGCCGCCTCCACCTCTGGACTTCGAGCTCGTCTCCCTCAAAACCTCTCTAGCCTATACCTCCCTCAGAGACCTAATCCCCTCCTCTCCCGGCGGTCTCATCCACTCGCCGACGGCTGCTTCCGCTGTCAACTCCGGCTACGAGATCTCCATCCGCAATCGTCTGGTGAAGCAGGCCGCCTGGGCCTACCTCCAGCCCATGTCCTCCTCTCCGGTCTCAGTCGGTACACACTTCTTCCATCGCTTCTCGCTCAGGCTCTCCGCCCAAAACCCAGTTAGCGCTTGTTTGGGCTTTATCCGCAGTCATGTTATTCCCACTCTGACCCGAGCCTTCGATGGGATACTTCGCGTCTTTCGG GTATCTCGGAAACTGAGCGGTTGA
- the LOC107432265 gene encoding uncharacterized protein LOC107432265 isoform X2: MDDSADHKSHPLPLSNPRRRNSISTPLVVPANLTLSTTPPITKPLYSTSFPNQNGTVSPTPPPPLDFELVSLKTSLAYTSLRDLIPSSPGGLIHSPTAASAVNSGYEISIRNRLVKQAAWAYLQPMSSSPVSVGTHFFHRFSLRLSAQNPVSACLGFIRSHVIPTLTRAFDGILRVFRVRATR, translated from the coding sequence ATGGACGACTCAGCCGACCATAAATCTCACCCACTTCCATTATCCAATCCCCGCCGTCGAAACTCCATCTCCACCCCCCTCGTCGTTCCCGCCAATCTCACCCTCTCCACCACCCCTCCCATCACCAAGCCTCTCTACAGCACCAGCTTCCCCAACCAAAACGGCACAGTTTCACCGACGCCGCCTCCACCTCTGGACTTCGAGCTCGTCTCCCTCAAAACCTCTCTAGCCTATACCTCCCTCAGAGACCTAATCCCCTCCTCTCCCGGCGGTCTCATCCACTCGCCGACGGCTGCTTCCGCTGTCAACTCCGGCTACGAGATCTCCATCCGCAATCGTCTGGTGAAGCAGGCCGCCTGGGCCTACCTCCAGCCCATGTCCTCCTCTCCGGTCTCAGTCGGTACACACTTCTTCCATCGCTTCTCGCTCAGGCTCTCCGCCCAAAACCCAGTTAGCGCTTGTTTGGGCTTTATCCGCAGTCATGTTATTCCCACTCTGACCCGAGCCTTCGATGGGATACTTCGCGTCTTTCGGGTACGGGCCACCAGATAA